A stretch of Candidatus Sulfotelmatobacter sp. DNA encodes these proteins:
- a CDS encoding STAS domain-containing protein — protein sequence MFEIQVVEQGLVRLTGRLDASQSDHAQSVLAELHHSLTLDCAQLDYISSAGIGVLMETYKRLTARGQTVRLVNLLPRVRNVFAYAGLDRIFTIE from the coding sequence ATGTTCGAGATCCAAGTCGTGGAGCAGGGCCTCGTGCGGCTGACCGGCCGGCTGGACGCCTCTCAATCCGATCACGCTCAGAGTGTCTTGGCGGAATTGCACCATTCCCTGACGCTCGACTGCGCCCAGCTCGACTACATCTCCAGCGCCGGCATCGGCGTGCTGATGGAGACCTACAAGCGGCTCACGGCCCGTGGCCAGACGGTCCGGCTGGTCAACCTGCTGCCGCGAGTCCGTAACGTGTTCGCCTACGCTGGGCTCGATCGTATTTTCACGATTGAATAG
- a CDS encoding sigma-70 family RNA polymerase sigma factor yields the protein MTELDEIALVTRALNGDEEAFGDLVDAYGRVIYNLALRMVGDPEDARDLSQIAFVKAWEKLSTFDRQHRFFSWLYRIALNECLNFRKRRRVHEPLDVAMPSHQAGPEASYERSEESERVQVAMMRLRAEDREVLVLRHFLRLSHREMSEMMHVPEKTVKSRLHTARVRLEGQLRAQGVEAP from the coding sequence ATGACCGAGTTGGACGAGATCGCCCTCGTAACCCGGGCACTGAACGGGGACGAGGAAGCATTCGGAGATCTCGTGGATGCGTACGGTCGGGTGATCTACAACCTCGCCCTGCGAATGGTTGGCGATCCCGAGGATGCCCGGGATCTCTCCCAGATCGCGTTCGTCAAGGCGTGGGAGAAGCTCTCGACCTTCGATCGCCAGCATCGGTTCTTCAGCTGGCTCTACCGGATCGCGCTCAATGAATGCCTCAACTTCCGCAAACGACGCCGAGTGCACGAACCCCTGGACGTGGCGATGCCCTCTCATCAGGCCGGTCCCGAAGCAAGCTACGAGCGCTCGGAAGAGTCCGAGCGGGTTCAGGTCGCGATGATGCGTCTGCGCGCTGAAGATCGCGAGGTTCTCGTGCTCCGGCACTTTCTGCGGCTCTCGCACAGGGAGATGAGCGAGATGATGCACGTGCCCGAGAAGACCGTGAAGTCGCGCCTGCACACCGCCCGAGTCCGACTCGAGGGGCAGCTGCGCGCTCAGGGAGTCGAAGCCCCATGA
- a CDS encoding PrsW family glutamic-type intramembrane protease, whose product MIPLASLAVGLIPVVLFLLALQLMDSFKLVHGRDVLISILAGGTVALIAYPINQWAEIGLHLEPALVRRYIAPLVEESLKAMFVIHLIRRERIGFMVDAGIHGFAVGTGFALLENVYYAWKLSTFSLAVWVVRGLGTAVLHGSTTAVVAILARDLTERHGSTRLHWFLPGLALAIGAHSLYNHLLLNPLLATVMLLFAMPLLVIVVFSLSERATRDWLGRGLDGDVERLEQLLNGEVLGSPVGEYMESIRHRFSGTVLADMLCLLRIHLELSIRAKGLLIARSVGVDLPPDPEVRSRLVEMDFLRRSIGPTGWLALNPLLRTSPRELWQINLLKA is encoded by the coding sequence GTGATCCCGCTCGCCAGTCTGGCCGTCGGGCTGATCCCGGTGGTGCTGTTCCTGCTCGCGCTGCAACTCATGGACAGTTTCAAGCTGGTCCACGGGCGCGACGTGCTGATCTCGATCCTGGCCGGCGGGACCGTGGCCTTGATCGCCTACCCGATCAATCAATGGGCCGAGATCGGACTCCATCTCGAGCCCGCGCTGGTACGGCGCTACATCGCACCACTGGTCGAGGAGTCGCTCAAGGCGATGTTCGTGATCCACCTGATCCGCCGCGAGCGGATCGGCTTCATGGTGGACGCCGGCATCCATGGTTTCGCGGTCGGCACCGGCTTCGCGCTGCTCGAGAACGTCTACTACGCCTGGAAGCTCAGCACGTTCAGCCTGGCGGTGTGGGTGGTGCGCGGGCTCGGCACCGCGGTGCTGCACGGCTCGACCACGGCGGTGGTCGCGATCCTGGCGCGCGATCTGACCGAGCGGCACGGATCGACAAGGCTGCACTGGTTCCTGCCCGGGCTCGCGCTCGCGATCGGCGCCCATTCGCTCTACAACCACCTGCTGCTCAATCCCCTGCTCGCGACGGTGATGCTGCTGTTCGCCATGCCGTTGCTGGTGATCGTGGTGTTCTCGCTGAGCGAGCGCGCCACCCGCGACTGGCTCGGGCGAGGGCTCGACGGTGACGTCGAGCGGCTCGAGCAGCTCCTGAATGGCGAGGTGCTCGGATCCCCGGTCGGCGAATACATGGAATCCATCCGCCATCGCTTCTCGGGCACCGTGCTCGCCGACATGCTGTGCCTGCTCCGGATCCACCTCGAGCTTTCGATTCGCGCCAAGGGTCTCCTGATCGCGCGCTCGGTGGGCGTCGATTTGCCGCCGGATCCTGAAGTGCGCTCCCGCCTCGTCGAAATGGACTTTTTGCGCCGAAGCATCGGCCCGACCGGCTGGCTCGCGCTGAATCCGCTGCTGCGCACCAGCCCGCGCGAGCTGTGGCAGATCAACCTGCTCAAGGCGTGA
- a CDS encoding DUF4386 domain-containing protein: MRSTRSLARLAGLPYLLVSIPGFYGLMYVPSKLIVHGDAAATSRSLLASEAFFRSGIVADLVGQALFIPVALVLYRLLKGSGAMAAALMVILLVVQIPLAFVAEAHHLDALRILDAAGPGRALGEAQRDALAMLALGSYSSVMQVSEIFMGLWLFPLGWLVYRAGFLPRWLGLSLFVAGGAYLADSLAYLLSPSHAQAIGAIASRLRAIELVTPLWLLIMGAKDQPITP; this comes from the coding sequence ATGCGCTCGACCCGATCTCTCGCCCGGCTCGCCGGGCTGCCTTACCTGCTTGTCTCGATTCCCGGCTTCTACGGGCTGATGTACGTGCCATCGAAGCTGATCGTGCACGGGGACGCCGCGGCCACCAGCCGCAGTCTCCTCGCCTCCGAAGCCTTCTTCCGCAGCGGGATCGTCGCGGATCTCGTCGGCCAGGCCCTGTTCATCCCGGTGGCGCTGGTCCTGTATCGCCTGCTGAAGGGCTCCGGTGCGATGGCGGCCGCCCTGATGGTGATTCTGCTCGTCGTCCAGATTCCGCTTGCTTTCGTCGCGGAGGCGCACCATCTCGATGCCCTGAGGATTCTCGATGCCGCCGGCCCCGGGCGTGCGCTTGGCGAGGCGCAGCGGGATGCGCTGGCGATGCTGGCGTTGGGGTCCTACTCGAGCGTCATGCAGGTGAGCGAGATCTTCATGGGGCTGTGGCTCTTCCCGCTCGGCTGGCTGGTCTACCGGGCGGGCTTCCTCCCCCGGTGGCTCGGGCTCTCGCTGTTCGTGGCGGGGGGCGCCTATCTGGCCGACAGCCTGGCGTACCTGCTGTCGCCTTCACACGCGCAGGCCATCGGCGCGATCGCGTCGCGGTTGCGAGCGATCGAGCTGGTCACGCCGCTCTGGCTCCTGATCATGGGCGCGAAGGACCAGCCGATCACGCCTTGA
- a CDS encoding T9SS type A sorting domain-containing protein, producing the protein MPRSSLFHSAHASLWRVSISRRARSASFAALLLPVWLAGARAQSLDPRLWVADSLVYGVTRIGNTLYIGGNFHQLAPPTGCFASFDATTGAVILPTLRVDAPVYAMVSDGAGGWFIGGDFLYVGGQPRQRLAHVLANGSVSPWNPGTNSTVYALLLNGSNLYVGGFLDTLGGQPRQNLGMVDANTGVTASWNPGATNKVECFLLSGSTLYVGGSFTQLGGASHSGLGAVDANTGTVTAWNPPLFGEVKTMALGASALYAGGGFVTNTTPMRTYLASFNLTNGGVTPWNPVLNGAVRSLALGASAVYIAGDFTSVFSTARTGIAAVDPVLNSLLAWNPTPDLKPQTLLLAGSTVYVSGPFTIIGGQFNQHLAAVDASSGVASGWNPSPNDVAFALAWSGGRVVAGGAFGLAGGVTRNYLAALDLSTGAPTSWDPEPDYPVGDLASSGNTIFATGAFTHVGGQARLRLAALDGTSGLALPSWSADVDGPIIHILAGDPWLYLIGNFNYVGGVHRVRIARVSEASGAVSGWNPGGGAIPNAMSLHNLLYLSYPVGSFLLSGVIQAVDTTLGNATSFNATTNFPAYSVAAGPSAVYIGGAFSSVNGSPHSCLAALDPTTGATLGFTADANSNVNELVLDGNTLYAGGQYTQIAGQLIAGLVGLDASSGTVTWNPLMEGRPIAILRSSGRFDAGGQFGAAGGFSAFNLAGFLDAGSAGVPEAPPSQSLALRAWPNPAHGAARVDYSLPAAAHVRLELYDVAGRRLATLADGPRAAGVHSENWDAASARGAGGAGVYFLRLEAAGQSITRRVAVMR; encoded by the coding sequence ATGCCCCGGTCATCGCTGTTCCACTCCGCCCACGCCAGCCTCTGGCGCGTGTCAATTTCGCGCCGGGCCCGCTCCGCGTCGTTCGCGGCTCTCCTGCTGCCCGTGTGGCTGGCCGGCGCCCGCGCCCAGTCGCTCGATCCCCGGCTGTGGGTCGCCGACAGCCTCGTCTACGGCGTCACCCGCATCGGCAACACGCTCTACATCGGCGGCAACTTTCATCAGCTGGCGCCGCCAACCGGATGCTTCGCGAGCTTCGACGCCACCACCGGCGCGGTGATCCTGCCCACGCTTCGCGTGGACGCTCCGGTCTATGCGATGGTGTCGGACGGCGCGGGCGGCTGGTTCATCGGCGGCGATTTCCTCTACGTCGGGGGCCAGCCCCGGCAGCGCCTTGCCCACGTGCTGGCCAACGGCTCGGTCTCGCCGTGGAATCCGGGCACCAACAGCACCGTGTACGCGTTGCTCCTGAACGGAAGCAATCTCTACGTCGGCGGGTTCCTCGACACGCTGGGCGGGCAGCCGCGGCAGAACCTCGGCATGGTCGACGCCAACACCGGCGTCACCGCCAGCTGGAATCCCGGCGCCACCAACAAGGTCGAGTGCTTCCTGCTGTCGGGCAGCACGCTCTACGTGGGCGGCTCGTTCACTCAGCTCGGCGGCGCCTCTCACAGTGGACTCGGAGCGGTCGACGCGAACACCGGAACCGTGACCGCCTGGAACCCGCCGTTGTTCGGCGAGGTGAAAACCATGGCGCTCGGCGCGAGCGCGCTCTACGCGGGCGGCGGCTTCGTCACCAACACCACGCCCATGCGCACCTATCTGGCCAGCTTCAACCTGACCAACGGCGGCGTCACGCCGTGGAATCCGGTGCTGAACGGCGCCGTGCGCTCGCTGGCGCTCGGGGCGTCGGCGGTCTACATCGCCGGCGACTTCACCAGCGTGTTCTCCACCGCGCGCACCGGCATCGCCGCGGTGGATCCGGTGCTCAACAGCCTGCTCGCGTGGAATCCGACTCCCGATCTGAAGCCTCAGACGCTGCTGCTCGCGGGGAGCACGGTCTACGTTTCGGGACCGTTCACCATCATCGGCGGGCAGTTCAATCAGCACCTGGCGGCGGTGGACGCGTCTTCCGGCGTCGCGAGCGGCTGGAATCCCTCTCCCAACGACGTCGCATTCGCGCTCGCGTGGTCGGGCGGCCGCGTGGTGGCGGGCGGCGCGTTCGGCCTCGCGGGCGGAGTGACTCGCAATTATCTCGCCGCACTCGATCTTTCCACCGGCGCGCCGACCAGTTGGGATCCGGAGCCGGACTATCCGGTCGGCGACCTGGCCAGCTCGGGCAACACCATCTTCGCCACCGGGGCCTTCACCCACGTCGGCGGTCAGGCACGGCTGCGGCTCGCCGCGCTCGATGGCACCAGCGGGCTTGCGCTTCCCTCCTGGAGCGCCGACGTGGACGGACCCATCATCCACATTCTCGCCGGCGACCCCTGGCTCTACCTGATCGGCAACTTCAACTACGTCGGCGGCGTACACCGCGTGCGCATCGCGCGCGTGAGCGAGGCGAGCGGGGCGGTGAGCGGTTGGAACCCGGGCGGTGGCGCGATCCCCAACGCCATGAGCCTCCACAACCTGCTCTATCTTTCGTACCCGGTGGGTTCGTTCCTGCTCTCGGGAGTGATTCAGGCCGTCGACACCACGCTCGGGAACGCGACCTCGTTCAACGCCACCACCAACTTCCCGGCCTATTCGGTGGCGGCGGGACCCTCCGCGGTCTACATCGGCGGCGCGTTCTCGTCGGTCAACGGGTCGCCTCACAGCTGTCTCGCCGCGCTCGATCCCACAACCGGCGCCACGCTGGGATTCACCGCCGACGCCAACAGCAACGTGAACGAACTGGTGCTGGATGGCAATACGCTCTACGCCGGCGGGCAGTACACGCAGATCGCCGGGCAGCTGATCGCGGGCCTGGTGGGACTCGACGCCAGCAGCGGCACGGTCACCTGGAACCCGCTGATGGAGGGCCGGCCGATCGCGATCCTGCGCTCGAGCGGTAGATTCGACGCCGGCGGCCAGTTCGGCGCGGCTGGCGGCTTCTCGGCGTTCAACCTAGCGGGCTTTCTCGACGCGGGTTCGGCGGGAGTGCCCGAGGCGCCACCGAGCCAGTCGCTCGCGCTGCGGGCGTGGCCGAACCCGGCGCACGGCGCGGCCCGGGTCGACTATTCGCTACCGGCGGCGGCGCACGTGAGGCTCGAGCTCTACGACGTCGCCGGGCGGCGCCTCGCCACGCTCGCCGACGGTCCACGCGCGGCCGGCGTCCACTCCGAGAACTGGGACGCCGCCAGCGCGCGCGGCGCGGGCGGCGCGGGTGTCTACTTCCTGCGACTCGAAGCAGCCGGGCAGTCGATCACCCGGCGCGTCGCGGTCATGCGC